Below is a window of Virgibacillus sp. NKC19-3 DNA.
GCTCGCGATTGTTTGGAAGAGATCTTCACCGGCATAATCGGGGTTCATTGCCGCAAGTTTTGCTGCCTCCTTGCTTGTAATATATTCCACGCCATCAAATGGAAGCCACTGATATTTAATGTAATAACGTTTCCCTTCTGCATTTCGCCACACGTATGTACTGACACTGTGACCGGGGATGTGTCGGAAACTTTTGACCGTGCCGTGATCTGAAAAGAGACGCACGATAAAGTGAGTAGCATCGGGCGTGCTGGCGACAAACCTCCAAAGCAGGTTCGGATCCATTAGGTTGTTCCGTGGTGATGGGGATAATGCTGCGATACTTTCTGGAAAACGCATAGCATCGCGCAATAAAAAGACGGGGAGATGGTTGCAAATAAGGTCGAAGATCCCGTCGTCTGTATAGAACTTCGTAGCAAACCCACGAATATTGCGCGATGTATCCGGCGTACCTTTATTGCTTGCCCCAAGCGAAAAACGGACTGCAACAGGAACCGTTTGACCGGCTTGCTGCAGAAAGGGGAGTTTGGTGTATCGGCTCATGCTATTTAACGTTTCGAAATAACCGAAAGCGCCAAACCCTTTTACATGTAAAGGCCGTTCCACGATTTTCTCGTGAAGGAAGGTTTCCAGTTTTTCATGGAAGATGTTATCTTGCTCCAGCATCGGGCCATCCTTGCCAACCGTTTGTGTATAAGACGGTGCTGGATTATCCGATTGTTGATGTTGGCGAACAGAATGCATATTTTCCTTTGCTGCCGCTGTTTTCCGAACGGGAATGCGTTTCCCTTGCTGAGGATGTTGATTGTTATCGCTCATTATTTCCTCCTTATGAAAAATTGATCTACATTATATGGTTATGAACAACGCTTGTTCCAATATGCATGAGGGACGGAGGGACAGGAACATCGTCCCATTTAAAGCGTTGT
It encodes the following:
- a CDS encoding catalase, whose amino-acid sequence is MHSVRQHQQSDNPAPSYTQTVGKDGPMLEQDNIFHEKLETFLHEKIVERPLHVKGFGAFGYFETLNSMSRYTKLPFLQQAGQTVPVAVRFSLGASNKGTPDTSRNIRGFATKFYTDDGIFDLICNHLPVFLLRDAMRFPESIAALSPSPRNNLMDPNLLWRFVASTPDATHFIVRLFSDHGTVKSFRHIPGHSVSTYVWRNAEGKRYYIKYQWLPFDGVEYITSKEAAKLAAMNPDYAGEDLFQTIASGEVVEYGLYVQMMDPGDAERLPFNPLDDTKVWDEEMYPFHPVGKMVLNRNPDNYMEQVEKIAFSPSNLLDGAELSDDKILQGRANVYWDSQRYRIGPEFRNVPVNAQKNWQPSDLQTSGEGRYVEGKLVRSDIEKQDDFSQAGDFYQSLSQTGKSHLVANLVSALTGIRRDYQAKALEYFSLASRELGERVSNGLRE